A single window of Amphiura filiformis chromosome 17, Afil_fr2py, whole genome shotgun sequence DNA harbors:
- the LOC140137169 gene encoding cytochrome P450 2G1-like → MDIAGKVALVTGGASGIGKAMVEIMLQKQAKSNLPPGPWTPIPYIGFAPNIAYALYKGEPLYTFLMKLGNKHGQVFSFTALGMHVVVLNEYQAIREAFQDTKLSDRGENETQAKTFGRSNNKWVDMGPFRTFTLACFRQFGVGTSRFEEPIRKESTYLIEELANLKGKAVDLTWYFNNAVSNIICKVVFGTRFELYDERIHRLTSLLNRLNELFGAGALEICIPINIPSKAKQELVKVVDELHKFINGIIESHRKNFDPNNLNDVIDMWLNEIRLHKSDDPYSFRNPDNMTGPILGLFFAGTETTSTTLRWGTQYLVRYPKVQDRIHREIDTVVGCNKLPKLDDKNNLPYTQAVIAELHRIISLAPLSAFHVAADTTTFRGYTIPKNTVMISNLHAVMHSPELWGDPEVFRPERFLDDDGNFREPNEVIPFGIGRRVCLGEALARQELFIFFTHLLHQFKFEKTSEDAPMPTLKPIEGLVLHPEPYKLRVTKRD, encoded by the exons AGCAACTTACCGCCAGGACCATGGACTCCAATTCCTTACATTGGTTTTGCTCCCAACATCGCTTACGCGCTCTACAAAGGCGAACCACTCTACACGTTTTTGATGAAGCTTGGTAACAAACATGGACAAGTATTTTCGTTCACAGCACTTGGGATGCATGTCGTGGTTCTGAATGAATACCAAGCAATACGTGAGGCTTTTCAAGATACAAAACTGAGTGACAGAGGAGAAAATGAGACGCAAGCCAAGACCTTCGGCAGATCTA ATAACAAATGGGTTGACATGGGACCATTCCGGACATTTACTCTAGCCTGCTTCCGTCAATTTGGAGTCGGTACATCTCGCTTTGAGGAGCCCATTAGAAAAGAAAGCACATATCTGATCGAGGAGTTGGCCAACCTTAAAGGCAAAGCTGTCGATCTTACTTGGTATTTCAATAATGCCGTATCGAACATCATCTGTAAAGTCGTTTTTGGAACCCGATTTGAACTTTACGACGAGCGAATTCATCGACTTACGAGTCTTTTGAATCGTCTAAATGAATTGTTTGGGGCAGGTGCCTTGGAAATATGTATCCCGATTAACATCCCAAGTAAAGCAAAGCAAGAATTGGTTAAAGTTGTTGATGAGCTGCATAAATTCATAAACGGCATAATTGAAAGTCATCGTAAAAACTTTGACCCCAATAACTTGAATGACGTAATCGATATGTGGTTGAATGAAATACGACTTCACAAATCCGATGATCCTTATTCTTTCCGAAATCCAGATAATATGACTGGACCTATATTAGGTCTTTTCTTCGCGGGGACAGAGACGACTTCAACTACACTTCGATGGGGAACTCAATACCTTGTCCGATATCCGAAGGTGCAGGATCGCATACATCGCGAAATCGATACGGTAGTTGGTTGTAATAAGTTACCGAAGTTGGACGATAAAAATAACCTCCCTTATACACAAGCCGTTATCGCGGAGCTTCATCGAATTATTTCACTCGCACCGCTGTCTGCATTTCATGTAGCAGCGGACACGACAACTTTCCGTGGCTATACCATCCCGAAGAATACTGTGATGATATCTAACTTGCACGCAGTGATGCACAGCCCTGAGTTGTGGGGAGATCCAGAAGTGTTTAGACCAGAACGGTTTTTGGACGATGACGGTAACTTTCGTGAGCCGAACGAAGTGATTCCATTTGGAATAG GGCGCCGTGTTTGTCTTGGTGAAGCTCTCGCAAGACAAgaactcttcatcttctttacCCATCTTCTACATCAGTTCAAATTTGAGAAGACATCTGAGGACGCACCGATGCCTACCTTGAAACCAATCGAAGGGCTTGTCCTACATCCAGAACCGTACAAACTGAGAGTCACCAAACGCGACTAA